The Paracoccus sp. MA genome contains a region encoding:
- the purD gene encoding phosphoribosylamine--glycine ligase: protein MNILILGSGGREHALAWAIRQNPKCDRLFVAPGNAGMEPLARLADLDILSGPAVIGFCEENAIDLVVIGPEAPLAAGVADELRAAGILVFGPSRAAAMLEASKAFTKEVCDACGAPTAAWARFDAAEPARAYIRAQGAPIVVKADGLAAGKGVTVAMTEAEAIAAIDDAFGGAFGAAGAEVVIEEFMEGEEASFFVLCDGVDCLPIGTAQDHKRVGDGDTGPNTGGMGAYSPAPVLTAEIQDAVMAEIVRPTVAEMARRGTPFQGVLYAGLMIRDGRARLVEYNVRFGDPECQVLMMRLGAQALDLILACAEGRLGTASVSWADDHALTVVLAAKGYPGSHEKGSAIRGLDALAEDSFRMVFHAGTARRDGQIVATGGRVLAATGRGATLAEAHARAYALADAIDWPGGFCRRDIGWRAL, encoded by the coding sequence ATGAACATCCTGATCCTCGGCAGCGGCGGGCGCGAACATGCGCTGGCCTGGGCGATCCGGCAGAATCCGAAATGCGACCGGCTGTTCGTCGCGCCGGGCAATGCCGGAATGGAGCCGCTGGCGCGGCTGGCGGATCTGGACATCCTGTCCGGCCCCGCCGTGATCGGCTTTTGCGAGGAGAACGCCATCGACCTGGTGGTGATCGGCCCCGAGGCGCCCCTGGCAGCGGGCGTCGCCGACGAGCTGCGGGCGGCGGGCATCCTGGTCTTCGGCCCGTCCCGGGCGGCGGCGATGCTGGAAGCCTCGAAAGCCTTCACCAAGGAGGTTTGCGACGCCTGCGGCGCGCCGACTGCCGCCTGGGCGCGCTTCGACGCCGCCGAGCCGGCGCGGGCCTATATCCGCGCGCAGGGGGCGCCCATCGTCGTCAAGGCCGACGGGCTGGCCGCCGGCAAGGGCGTGACCGTGGCCATGACCGAGGCCGAGGCCATCGCCGCCATCGATGACGCCTTCGGCGGCGCCTTCGGCGCGGCCGGGGCCGAGGTGGTGATCGAGGAATTCATGGAAGGCGAGGAGGCGAGCTTCTTCGTGCTTTGCGACGGGGTGGACTGCCTGCCGATCGGCACGGCGCAGGACCACAAGCGCGTGGGCGACGGCGATACCGGACCGAATACCGGCGGCATGGGCGCCTATTCCCCGGCCCCGGTGCTGACGGCGGAGATCCAGGATGCGGTCATGGCCGAGATCGTCCGCCCCACGGTGGCCGAGATGGCGCGGCGCGGCACGCCGTTCCAGGGCGTGCTTTATGCCGGGCTGATGATCCGGGACGGGCGGGCGCGGCTGGTGGAATACAATGTCCGCTTCGGCGACCCGGAATGCCAGGTGCTGATGATGCGGCTGGGCGCCCAGGCGCTGGACCTGATCCTGGCCTGCGCCGAGGGCCGGCTGGGCACGGCCTCGGTCAGCTGGGCCGACGACCATGCCCTGACCGTGGTGCTGGCCGCGAAGGGCTATCCCGGCAGCCATGAGAAGGGCAGCGCCATCCGCGGGCTCGACGCGCTGGCCGAGGACAGTTTCCGCATGGTCTTCCATGCCGGCACCGCGCGCCGCGACGGGCAGATCGTCGCCACGGGCGGCCGGGTGCTGGCGGCAACCGGGCGCGGCGCCACCCTAGCCGAGGCGCATGCGCGCGCCTATGCGCTGGCCGATGCCATTGACTGGCCGGGGGGCTTCTGCCGCCGCGACATCGGCTGGCGCGCGCTTTGA
- a CDS encoding 2-isopropylmalate synthase: MTDPNRVLIFDTTLRDGEQSPGATMTHAEKLEIAQMLDEMGVDIIEAGFPIASEGDFAAVSEIAKQAQNSVICGLARAQFPDIDRCWEAVRHAKRPRIHTFIGTSPLHRAIPNLDMDQMAERIEQTVSHARNLCDDVQWSPMDATRTEHDYLCRVVEIAIKAGATTINIPDTVGYTAPRESAALIRMLLERVPGADGVVFATHCHNDLGMATANALAAVEAGARQIECTINGLGERAGNTALEEVVMALKVRHDIMPYTTGIDTTKIMGISRRVSQVSGFPVQFNKAIVGKNAFLHESGIHQDGVLKNVETFEIMRPADIGLNEANIAMGKHSGRAALRSKLRDLGYELGDNQLKDIFVRFKALADRKKEIYDDDLVALMQDSAANTEHDYLQVKHLRVVCGTDGQSADLTMTVGGEEKTVHATGDGPVDACFNAVKAIWPHKAHLQLYQVHAVTEGTDAQATVSVRMEEEGRIATGQASDTDTILASVKAYVGALNRLKVRRDMVGEGADAKQVSMYSH, translated from the coding sequence ATGACCGATCCGAACCGCGTCTTGATCTTTGACACCACCCTGCGCGACGGCGAGCAATCGCCCGGCGCCACCATGACCCATGCCGAGAAGCTGGAAATCGCCCAGATGCTGGACGAGATGGGCGTGGACATCATCGAGGCGGGCTTTCCCATCGCCTCGGAGGGCGATTTCGCCGCCGTGAGCGAGATCGCCAAGCAGGCGCAGAACAGTGTGATCTGCGGCCTGGCCCGCGCCCAGTTCCCCGATATCGACCGCTGCTGGGAGGCGGTGAGGCACGCCAAGCGCCCGCGCATCCACACCTTTATCGGCACCTCGCCCCTGCACCGGGCCATCCCGAACCTGGACATGGACCAGATGGCCGAGCGGATCGAGCAGACCGTGAGCCATGCCCGCAACCTGTGCGACGACGTGCAATGGTCGCCGATGGACGCCACCCGGACCGAGCACGACTACCTGTGCCGGGTGGTCGAGATCGCCATCAAGGCCGGCGCCACCACCATCAACATCCCCGACACCGTGGGCTATACCGCGCCGCGCGAATCGGCCGCGCTGATCCGCATGCTGCTGGAACGGGTGCCGGGCGCCGACGGGGTGGTCTTCGCCACGCATTGCCACAACGACCTGGGCATGGCGACCGCCAATGCCCTGGCCGCCGTCGAGGCCGGCGCGCGGCAGATCGAATGCACCATCAACGGGCTGGGCGAGCGGGCCGGCAACACCGCGCTGGAAGAGGTGGTGATGGCGCTGAAGGTGCGCCACGACATCATGCCCTATACGACCGGCATCGACACGACGAAGATCATGGGCATCTCGCGTCGGGTCAGCCAGGTCTCGGGCTTTCCGGTGCAGTTCAACAAGGCCATCGTCGGCAAGAACGCCTTCCTGCACGAATCCGGCATCCACCAGGACGGCGTGCTGAAGAATGTCGAGACCTTCGAGATCATGCGCCCCGCCGATATCGGCCTGAACGAGGCCAATATCGCCATGGGCAAGCATTCGGGCCGCGCCGCGCTGCGCTCGAAACTGCGCGACCTGGGCTATGAGCTGGGCGACAACCAGCTGAAGGACATCTTCGTGCGCTTCAAGGCCCTGGCCGACCGCAAGAAAGAGATCTACGACGACGACCTGGTGGCGCTGATGCAGGACAGCGCCGCCAATACCGAGCACGATTACCTGCAGGTGAAGCACCTGCGCGTGGTCTGCGGCACGGACGGGCAGTCGGCCGACCTGACCATGACGGTCGGCGGCGAGGAAAAGACCGTCCATGCCACCGGCGACGGCCCGGTCGATGCCTGTTTCAACGCCGTCAAGGCGATCTGGCCGCACAAGGCGCATCTGCAGCTGTATCAGGTCCATGCGGTGACCGAGGGCACCGATGCCCAGGCCACCGTCAGCGTGCGCATGGAGGAGGAAGGCCGCATCGCCACCGGCCAGGCCTCGGATACCGACACCATCCTGGCCAGCGTGAAGGCCTATGTCGGCGCGCTGAACCGGCTGAAGGTGCGCCGCGACATGGTCGGCGAAGGCGCCGACGCCAAGCAGGTCAGCATGTATTCGCACTGA